The Helianthus annuus cultivar XRQ/B chromosome 16, HanXRQr2.0-SUNRISE, whole genome shotgun sequence genome includes a window with the following:
- the LOC110915478 gene encoding protein FREE1, with protein sequence MNHQNSSSSSYYNYHQSDFQNPNPQFDHFTSAITASAPPDPSMYYSPDYSSNYFPTDPHNPTPHTSGLSNPSYDPNSISYWNQNQNQMEVRFDDYGRPISSSAATAGNNDSVDHHQGGYGYGYSGGHNVGNDRSPVVRFDDYGRPISYGDESGKERRGSADGDKVLKAAEAKEEWSGVQKFRVVLLSEGGGGDTDVLCQIGLDGIQILDPATSRTLKVYSLEAVTKWEVLDSNIFAFWTKSSVDINPRRVRLKSNSYTTTKILDTVAAASFQFKEMDGVTISEQQPAEKKKGFPDWINLMKPTNEEKDHWVPDEASTKCTACSAYFGAFVRRHHCRNCGDIFCDKCTQGRIALTAEENAQQVRVCDQCLAEVTQRLSHVNEVAGRSSGFNRHEDLAKKLQEEMEKKRKTTAELNSNVPRQQMKDVECPTCTVHLQVEVPANGSKTIECSVCQHPFLVRDY encoded by the exons ATGAATCATcaaaactcatcatcatcatcatattacAATTATCACCAATCAGACTTCCAAAACCCTAATCCCCAATTCGATCATTTCACATCTGCAATCACCGCCTCTGCCCCTCCAGATCCTTCCATGTACTATTCACCCGATTATTCATCTAATTACTTCCCTACCGATCCTCACAATCCAACGCCTCATACTTCTGGTTTGAGTAATCCGAGTTACGATCCCAATTCGATAAGTTATtggaatcagaatcagaatcagatgGAGGTTAGGTTTGATGATTATGGAAGACCTATAAGTTCTTCTGCTGCTACTGCTGGAAATAATGATAGTGTTGATCATCATCAaggtggttatggttatggttatagTGGAGGTCATAATGTTGGGAATGATCGGTCTCCTGTGGTTCGGTTTGATGATTATGGGAGGCCTATAAGTTATGGTGATGAGAGCGGGAAGGAGCGGAGGGGTTCGGCGGATGGTGATAAGGTTTTGAAAGCTGCGGAGGCGAAAGAGGAGTGGAGTGGAGTGCAGAAGTTCAGAGTGGTTCTTCTTTCGGAAGGGGGTGGAGGAGATACGGATGTGCTATGtcag ATTGGTTTAGATGGTATTCAGATACTTGATCCCGCAACAAGTCGAACACTGAAAGTATATTCACTTGAGGCCGTAACAAAGTGGGAG GTATTGGATTCAAATATATTTGCTTTTTGGACCAAAAGTTCCGTTGACATCAATCCAAGACGTGTTAGATTAAAGTCCAACAGTTATACCACAACCAAAATTCTTGACACGGTGGCTGCTGCAAGCTTTCAG TTCAAGGAGATGGATGGAGTGACAATCTCCGAACAACAACCAGCCGAGAAGAAAAAAGGCTTCCCCGATTGGATAAACTTGATGAAGCCCACCAATGAGGAGAAAGATCATTGG gttccagatgaagcatccactAAGTGCACAGCATGCAGCGCGTATTTTGGAGCTTTTGTGCGACGG CATCACTGTAGAAATTGTGGTGATATTTTTTGTGATAAGTGCACTCAAGGTAGAATTGCTCTCACGGCAGAAGAGAACGCTCAACAAGTTCGAGTTTGTGACCAATGCCTG GCGGAAGTTACTCAAAGGTTAAGTCATGTAAATGAGGTAGCTGGTAGATCTTCTGGCTTCAATAGACATGAGGATCTTGCAAAGAAACTTCAG GAGGAGATGGAAAAGAAGCGCAAAACAACAGCGG AATTGAACTCCAATGTGCCACGTCAGCAAATGAAAGATGTGGAATGTCCAACTTGTACAGTCCATTTGCAG GTTGAAGTTCCTGCTAACGGATCAAAAACCATAGAATGCAGTGTTTGCCAGCATCCTTTCCTTGTGCGTGACTACTGA